A single region of the Leisingera thetidis genome encodes:
- a CDS encoding carbohydrate porin: protein MVRRHIVSITVLAAACALAIPLAAGNGHDKPEHTAVECPPGLAKKSSQCVPPGASKRFYRRGDHILDNYIWIGDPGHWAPDPYGSYVQAGGYVYQVNRETQKVLRLIGAMADLSN from the coding sequence ATGGTACGCCGTCACATTGTTTCCATCACCGTTCTTGCCGCGGCCTGCGCGCTGGCGATTCCGCTGGCGGCAGGCAATGGCCACGACAAACCTGAACACACTGCGGTCGAATGCCCGCCGGGTCTGGCCAAGAAGTCCTCGCAATGCGTGCCGCCGGGCGCGTCCAAGCGGTTCTACCGCCGCGGCGACCATATTCTGGACAATTACATCTGGATCGGCGATCCGGGCCATTGGGCACCTGATCCCTATGGCAGCTATGTTCAGGCGGGCGGTTATGTCTACCAGGTGAACCGCGAAACCCAGAAGGTTCTGCGGCTGATCGGCGCGATGGCCGACCTGTCGAACTGA
- the uvrA gene encoding excinuclease ABC subunit UvrA — MAELKSIEVRGAREHNLKNIDVDIPRDELVVITGLSGSGKSSLAFDTIYAEGQRRYVESLSAYARQFLDMMEKPDVDHISGLSPAISIEQKTTSKNPRSTVGTVTEIYDYMRLLFARAGTPYSPATGLPIEAQQVQDMVDRIMEMEEGSRGYLLAPIVRDRKGEYKKEFLELRKQGFQRVKVDGEFYELDEPPALDKKFRHDIDVVVDRLVVREGLETRLADSLRTALDLADGIAILETAPKEGDPERITFSENFACPVSGFTIPEIEPRLFSFNAPFGACPECDGLGVELFFDERLVVPDQSLKVYDGALAPWRKGKSPYFLQTIEAIAKHYQFDKNTVWKDLPEKVQQVFLYGSGEEEIMFRYDEGGRVYQVERTFEGVIPNMERRYRETDSNWIREEFERYQNNRHCHHCEGYRLRDEALAVKIAGVHVGQVVQLSIREALAWIEDVPNHLSPQKQEIARAIVKEIRERLGFLNNVGLEYLTLSRSSGTLSGGESQRIRLASQIGSGLTGVLYVLDEPSIGLHQRDNDRLIGTLKNLRDQGNTVIVVEHDEDMIRQADYVFDIGPGAGVHGGEVVSHGTPHEIAADTGSITGQYLAGTREIAVPAKRRKGNKKKVKVVRATGNNLKEVTAEFPLGKFVCVTGVSGGGKSTLTIETLFKTASMRLNGARQTPAPCESIKGLEHLDKVIDIDQRPIGRTPRSNPATYTGAFTPIRDWFAGLPEAKTRGYKPGRFSFNVKGGRCEACQGDGVIKIEMHFLPDVYVTCETCKGARYNRETLEIKFKGKSIADVLDMTVEDAQQFFAAVPSIRDKMDALMRVGLGYIKVGQQATTLSGGEAQRVKLSKELSKRSTGRTLYILDEPTTGLHFEDVKKLLEVLHELVEQGNSVVVIEHNLDVIKTADWIIDIGPEGGDGGGEIVAAGTPEAVADEPRSHTGRYLKDILETRKVAAE, encoded by the coding sequence ATGGCTGAGCTGAAATCCATCGAGGTGCGCGGCGCGCGCGAGCATAATCTGAAGAACATCGACGTGGATATTCCGCGCGATGAGCTGGTGGTGATCACCGGCCTCAGCGGCTCGGGCAAGTCGTCGCTGGCGTTCGACACCATCTATGCCGAGGGCCAGCGCCGCTATGTGGAAAGCCTGAGCGCCTATGCGCGGCAGTTCCTCGACATGATGGAAAAGCCGGATGTGGACCACATCAGCGGCCTCAGCCCGGCGATTTCGATCGAGCAGAAGACGACCTCCAAGAACCCGCGCTCGACCGTTGGCACGGTGACCGAGATCTACGACTACATGCGTCTGCTGTTTGCCCGTGCGGGCACGCCCTACAGCCCTGCCACCGGCCTGCCGATCGAGGCGCAGCAGGTGCAGGACATGGTCGACCGGATCATGGAAATGGAGGAAGGCAGCCGCGGCTATCTGCTGGCGCCGATCGTCCGCGACCGCAAGGGCGAGTACAAGAAGGAATTCCTGGAGCTCAGGAAGCAGGGGTTCCAGCGGGTGAAGGTCGACGGCGAATTCTACGAACTGGACGAGCCGCCCGCGCTGGACAAGAAGTTCCGCCATGACATCGACGTGGTGGTCGACCGGTTGGTGGTGCGGGAAGGATTGGAGACCCGGCTGGCCGACAGCTTGCGCACCGCGCTGGACCTGGCCGACGGCATTGCCATTCTGGAAACCGCGCCCAAGGAAGGCGATCCGGAGCGGATCACCTTCAGCGAAAATTTTGCCTGCCCGGTCAGCGGTTTCACCATTCCGGAGATCGAGCCGCGGCTGTTTTCCTTCAACGCGCCGTTCGGGGCCTGCCCGGAGTGCGACGGGCTGGGGGTCGAGCTGTTCTTTGACGAGCGGTTGGTGGTGCCGGATCAGTCCCTGAAGGTTTACGACGGGGCGCTGGCGCCCTGGCGCAAGGGCAAGTCGCCCTATTTCCTGCAGACCATCGAGGCCATCGCCAAACATTACCAGTTCGACAAGAACACCGTCTGGAAGGACCTGCCCGAGAAGGTGCAGCAGGTGTTCCTGTACGGTTCCGGCGAGGAAGAGATCATGTTCCGCTATGATGAAGGCGGGCGGGTCTATCAGGTGGAACGCACATTCGAGGGCGTGATCCCCAACATGGAGCGGCGCTACCGCGAGACGGATTCGAACTGGATCCGCGAAGAGTTCGAGCGCTATCAGAACAACCGCCATTGCCACCACTGCGAGGGCTACCGGCTGCGCGACGAGGCGCTGGCGGTGAAGATCGCGGGCGTGCATGTGGGGCAGGTGGTGCAGCTGTCGATCCGCGAGGCGCTGGCCTGGATCGAGGATGTTCCGAACCATCTGAGCCCGCAGAAACAGGAGATCGCCCGCGCCATCGTCAAGGAAATCCGCGAGCGGCTGGGATTCCTGAATAACGTGGGTCTTGAGTATCTTACGCTGTCACGTTCATCCGGAACCCTGTCCGGCGGCGAAAGCCAGCGGATCCGCCTGGCGAGCCAGATCGGCTCCGGCCTGACCGGGGTTTTGTACGTTCTGGACGAGCCTTCGATCGGCCTCCATCAGCGCGACAATGACCGGCTGATCGGCACGCTGAAGAACCTGCGCGACCAGGGCAACACGGTGATCGTGGTGGAGCATGACGAGGACATGATCCGGCAGGCCGACTATGTCTTTGACATCGGTCCCGGCGCCGGGGTGCACGGCGGCGAGGTGGTGAGCCACGGCACGCCGCATGAGATTGCCGCCGACACCGGCTCGATCACCGGCCAGTATCTGGCGGGCACCCGGGAGATCGCGGTGCCGGCCAAGCGGCGCAAGGGCAACAAGAAGAAGGTCAAGGTTGTCAGGGCCACCGGCAACAACCTGAAAGAGGTGACGGCGGAGTTTCCGCTGGGCAAGTTTGTCTGCGTCACCGGCGTGTCGGGCGGCGGCAAGTCGACGCTGACCATCGAGACGCTGTTCAAGACCGCCTCGATGCGATTGAACGGTGCGCGCCAGACGCCGGCGCCCTGCGAAAGCATCAAGGGGCTGGAGCATCTGGACAAGGTGATCGATATCGACCAGCGCCCGATCGGGCGCACGCCGCGGTCGAACCCGGCGACCTATACCGGGGCCTTCACCCCGATCCGCGACTGGTTTGCCGGGCTGCCGGAAGCCAAGACGCGGGGGTATAAACCGGGGCGGTTCTCCTTCAACGTCAAGGGAGGCCGCTGCGAGGCCTGCCAGGGCGACGGGGTCATCAAGATCGAGATGCACTTTCTGCCCGACGTCTATGTGACCTGCGAAACCTGCAAGGGCGCGCGCTATAACCGCGAAACGCTGGAGATCAAATTCAAGGGCAAGAGCATCGCCGATGTGCTTGATATGACAGTGGAAGATGCGCAGCAGTTCTTTGCCGCCGTGCCGTCGATCCGCGACAAGATGGACGCGCTGATGCGGGTCGGCCTTGGCTATATCAAGGTGGGCCAGCAGGCGACGACACTGTCCGGCGGCGAGGCGCAGCGGGTGAAACTGTCCAAGGAGCTGTCGAAGCGCTCGACCGGGCGGACGCTGTACATCCTGGACGAGCCGACCACCGGTCTGCATTTCGAGGATGTGAAGAAGCTGTTGGAAGTGCTGCACGAATTGGTGGAGCAGGGCAATTCGGTGGTGGTGATCGAGCACAATCTGGATGTGATCAAGACCGCCGACTGGATCATCGACATCGGTCCCGAGGGCGGCGATGGCGGCGGCGAGATCGTGGCCGCGGGCACGCCCGAAGCAGTGGCGGATGAGCCGCGCAGCCATACCGGGCGGTATCTGAAGGATATTCTGGAAACGCGGAAAGTCGCGGCGGAGTAA
- a CDS encoding MFS transporter — translation MRETGNSRWGLILAVWAAGLGAAAQYGKISVIFGRMGELYPQAGGALGFSVSLVGTLGILLGVVAGLYVAAFGYRRTLVWALWAGAAMSALQALHLPFGLFLASRVAEGLSHLGIVVAGPVLIAQLSSDRGRGLAMTLWSTFFAVAFTLLAWFGLPLADAWGLLALFGAHAAVMAGLALLLGFALRSVPVPERAPLPRPAELPGLHLPIYRSPWIAAPAAGWLFYTCCFVAVLTVIPPYIAEDMRAFVLGAMPLASIAVSMTLGVSLLRVLTAVQLAQLGFLACAGAALWLWAMPGAPAACIAMAGAMGLVQGGSFAAVPQLNASAAARAQASGAMAQTGNLGNTIGTPLMVLVLAGGGFGGMMAVLLVLFLSGAAVHVLLAKRRRALV, via the coding sequence GTGAGGGAAACCGGCAATTCCCGCTGGGGGCTGATCCTGGCGGTCTGGGCGGCGGGCCTGGGCGCCGCGGCGCAGTACGGCAAGATCTCGGTGATCTTCGGCCGGATGGGCGAGCTGTATCCGCAGGCGGGCGGCGCGCTCGGCTTTTCGGTGTCGCTGGTCGGCACGCTTGGCATTCTTCTTGGGGTGGTTGCGGGGCTGTATGTCGCCGCTTTCGGCTACCGGCGGACGCTGGTCTGGGCGCTGTGGGCGGGGGCGGCGATGTCGGCCCTGCAGGCGCTGCATCTGCCGTTCGGGCTGTTTCTGGCGTCCAGGGTAGCCGAGGGGCTGTCGCATCTGGGCATCGTGGTGGCCGGGCCGGTGCTGATTGCGCAGCTGAGCTCGGACCGGGGGCGGGGGCTGGCGATGACCCTGTGGAGCACCTTTTTTGCCGTCGCCTTCACCCTGCTGGCCTGGTTCGGCCTGCCGCTGGCGGATGCCTGGGGGCTGCTGGCCCTGTTCGGCGCCCATGCGGCGGTGATGGCGGGGCTGGCGCTGCTGCTGGGCTTTGCGCTGCGGTCCGTGCCGGTGCCGGAACGGGCGCCGCTGCCGCGGCCGGCCGAGCTGCCGGGGCTGCATCTGCCCATCTACCGCTCGCCCTGGATCGCGGCGCCGGCCGCGGGCTGGCTGTTCTACACCTGCTGCTTTGTGGCGGTGCTGACGGTGATCCCGCCTTATATCGCCGAGGACATGCGCGCCTTTGTGCTGGGCGCGATGCCGCTGGCCAGCATTGCCGTATCCATGACCCTGGGGGTGTCTCTGCTGCGGGTCCTGACCGCGGTGCAGCTGGCGCAACTGGGGTTCCTGGCCTGTGCCGGTGCCGCGCTGTGGCTGTGGGCGATGCCCGGCGCGCCGGCGGCCTGCATTGCCATGGCGGGTGCCATGGGGCTGGTGCAGGGCGGTTCCTTTGCCGCGGTGCCGCAGCTGAACGCAAGCGCTGCGGCGCGTGCCCAGGCGAGCGGCGCCATGGCGCAGACCGGCAATCTGGGCAACACCATCGGCACGCCCTTGATGGTTCTGGTACTGGCTGGCGGCGGCTTTGGCGGCATGATGGCGGTGCTGCTGGTCCTGTTCCTGAGCGGGGCCGCGGTGCATGTTCTGCTGGCCAAGCGGCGGCGCGCCCTGGTGTGA
- the lpdA gene encoding dihydrolipoyl dehydrogenase, producing the protein MAAQSYDVIVIGAGPGGYVAAIRAAQLGLKTCVVEREHMGGICLNWGCIPTKALLRSSEVFHLMERAKDFGLKAENIGYDLDAVVKRSRGVAKQLSSGIGHLMKKNKIDVVMGEAAIPAKGKVSVKTDKGTQDLTAKNIVLATGARARELPGLEADGDLVWTYKHALDPVRMPKKLLVIGSGAIGIEFASFYNTLGAETTVVEVMDRVLPVEDAEISAFAKKAFVKQGMKIMEKSMVKQLDRGKGKVTAHIETGGKVEKQEFDTVISAVGIVGNVEGLGLEGLGVKIDRTHVVTDEYCRTGVDGLYAIGDIAGAPWLAHKASHEGVMVAELIAGKHAHPVKPESIAGCTYCQPQVASVGYTEAKAKELGYDIKVGRFPFIGNGKAIALGEAEGLVKTIFDAKTGELLGAHMVGAEVTELIQGYVVGRQLETTEEDLMNTVFPHPTLSEMMHESVLDAYGRVIHM; encoded by the coding sequence ATGGCCGCACAATCTTATGACGTGATCGTAATCGGCGCCGGGCCGGGGGGCTATGTTGCCGCCATCCGCGCCGCGCAGCTGGGGCTGAAGACCTGCGTGGTCGAGCGCGAGCACATGGGCGGCATCTGCCTGAACTGGGGCTGCATCCCGACCAAGGCGCTGCTGCGCTCGTCGGAAGTGTTCCACCTGATGGAGCGGGCCAAGGATTTCGGCCTGAAGGCGGAGAACATCGGCTATGATCTCGACGCGGTGGTGAAACGCTCGCGCGGGGTGGCCAAGCAGCTCAGCTCGGGCATCGGCCATCTGATGAAGAAGAACAAGATCGACGTTGTCATGGGCGAGGCAGCGATCCCGGCCAAGGGCAAGGTCAGCGTCAAGACAGACAAGGGCACGCAGGATCTGACGGCCAAGAACATCGTGCTGGCCACCGGCGCGCGGGCCCGCGAACTGCCGGGGCTGGAGGCCGACGGCGATCTGGTCTGGACCTACAAGCACGCGCTGGATCCGGTACGGATGCCGAAGAAGCTGCTGGTGATCGGCTCCGGCGCCATCGGCATCGAATTTGCCAGCTTCTACAACACGCTGGGCGCCGAGACCACGGTGGTCGAGGTGATGGACCGGGTGCTGCCGGTGGAAGACGCGGAAATCTCGGCCTTTGCCAAGAAGGCCTTTGTCAAACAGGGCATGAAGATCATGGAGAAATCCATGGTCAAGCAGCTGGACCGCGGCAAGGGCAAGGTGACCGCCCATATCGAGACCGGCGGCAAGGTGGAGAAGCAGGAGTTCGACACCGTGATCTCGGCCGTGGGCATCGTCGGCAATGTCGAGGGTCTGGGGCTGGAAGGCCTGGGCGTCAAGATCGACCGTACCCATGTGGTGACGGATGAATACTGCCGCACCGGGGTTGATGGCCTCTATGCCATCGGCGACATCGCCGGGGCGCCCTGGCTGGCGCATAAGGCGTCCCACGAGGGCGTCATGGTGGCGGAACTGATCGCGGGCAAGCACGCGCATCCCGTAAAGCCCGAGAGCATTGCCGGCTGCACCTACTGCCAGCCGCAGGTGGCCTCCGTCGGCTATACCGAGGCCAAGGCCAAGGAACTGGGCTATGACATCAAGGTCGGCCGCTTCCCCTTTATCGGCAACGGCAAGGCGATTGCGCTGGGAGAGGCCGAGGGGCTGGTGAAAACCATCTTTGACGCCAAGACCGGCGAACTGCTGGGCGCCCATATGGTCGGTGCCGAGGTGACCGAGCTGATCCAGGGCTATGTGGTGGGCCGCCAGCTGGAGACCACCGAAGAGGACCTGATGAACACCGTCTTCCCGCATCCGACGCTGAGCGAGATGATGCATGAATCGGTGCTCGACGCCTATGGCCGCGTCATCCACATGTGA
- a CDS encoding GFA family protein, protein MPFPQSGCCRCGATRFEVAAPPVLTAACHCRGCQRMSSSAYSLTAMFPADAFRVTSGSPVRGGLQGGQLTHYCCPACKSWMFTRITEVPDFVNVRPTLLEDAGWFRPYIETMTGARLPWAEVPAEHSYEGFPDMEEFGRLLQQFGGWFDSPERAGMG, encoded by the coding sequence GTGCCTTTTCCGCAGTCCGGCTGCTGCCGCTGCGGCGCCACCCGGTTTGAAGTTGCCGCTCCGCCGGTGCTGACCGCCGCCTGCCACTGCCGCGGCTGCCAGCGGATGAGCTCCAGCGCCTATTCGCTGACCGCGATGTTCCCGGCTGACGCGTTCCGTGTCACCAGCGGCAGCCCGGTCCGGGGCGGGCTGCAGGGCGGCCAGCTGACCCACTACTGCTGCCCCGCGTGCAAGAGCTGGATGTTCACCCGGATCACCGAGGTTCCGGATTTCGTCAATGTGCGGCCGACCCTGCTGGAGGACGCCGGCTGGTTCCGCCCCTATATCGAAACCATGACCGGGGCGCGGCTGCCCTGGGCTGAGGTGCCCGCGGAGCACAGTTACGAGGGGTTTCCGGACATGGAAGAGTTCGGGCGGCTGCTGCAGCAGTTCGGCGGCTGGTTCGACAGCCCGGAGCGGGCCGGGATGGGCTGA
- a CDS encoding DUF924 family protein, with product MAGPEEILAFWLDKVGEKGWYLQDDALDQEIRTKFQKTWEQACEGRFSFWLTYPSGTLAYILLMDQLPRNMFRGEGKAFASDRAALSAAKIAINKKWDLKIDEPARQFFYLPLMHSENLCDQERCIRLMMERMPVTGPSNLLHARAHREVIRQFGRFPYRNEALHRASTAPELDYVMAGGYGETVRQMQAAG from the coding sequence ATGGCTGGTCCCGAAGAGATACTCGCATTCTGGCTCGACAAAGTCGGGGAGAAGGGATGGTATCTGCAGGATGACGCGCTGGATCAGGAGATCCGCACGAAGTTTCAAAAGACCTGGGAGCAGGCCTGCGAAGGCAGGTTCTCCTTCTGGCTGACCTACCCGAGCGGGACACTGGCCTACATCCTGCTGATGGACCAGCTGCCGCGCAATATGTTCCGCGGCGAGGGCAAGGCGTTTGCGTCCGACCGGGCGGCGCTGTCGGCGGCCAAGATCGCGATCAACAAGAAATGGGATCTGAAGATTGACGAGCCTGCGCGCCAGTTCTTCTACCTGCCGCTGATGCATTCGGAAAACCTGTGCGACCAGGAACGCTGCATCCGGCTGATGATGGAACGGATGCCGGTGACCGGCCCCAGCAACCTGCTGCATGCCCGCGCGCACCGCGAAGTGATCCGCCAGTTCGGCCGCTTCCCCTACCGCAACGAGGCGCTGCACCGCGCCAGCACCGCGCCGGAGCTGGATTATGTCATGGCGGGCGGCTACGGCGAGACCGTGCGGCAGATGCAAGCGGCTGGCTGA
- a CDS encoding MFS transporter — protein MLQVLSSAWALLLGVCLLMVGNGLQGTMLGVRGELEGFSTFEMSIVMAAYFGGFLGGSRLAPEMIRRVGHVRVFAALASFISAVMILYPLLPNTVAWALGRMVIGFCFSGVYVTAESWLNNAADNSNRGKALSLYMIVQTIGIITAQGLIQVGDPRGYEAFIIASILVSVSFAPILLSISPTPAFDTAKPMTLRQLFDTSPLGCVGMFLLGGVFSAQFGMSAVYGSAAGLTLTQLSIFVSTFYVGAMLLQYPLGWLSDRMDRRVLILFVALVGGCGAVAGFLFGTDFRMLLVAAFFIGGLSNPLYSLLIAYTNDYLEHDDMAAASGGLVFINGLGAIAGPLITGWLMGDAVFGPAGFFTFIAALMFAMAVYAAYRATQRASTPVDETGSYAVMSPAATPVAVEFAQEYAIDTELEEQETAASEQ, from the coding sequence ATGCTGCAGGTGCTGTCGAGCGCGTGGGCGCTGCTGCTGGGGGTTTGCTTGCTGATGGTGGGCAACGGCCTGCAGGGCACCATGCTGGGGGTGCGCGGCGAGCTGGAGGGGTTTTCGACCTTCGAGATGTCGATCGTGATGGCGGCCTATTTCGGCGGCTTCCTGGGCGGCTCGCGGCTGGCGCCGGAGATGATCCGGCGGGTCGGCCACGTGCGGGTGTTTGCGGCGCTGGCCTCGTTCATCTCGGCCGTGATGATCCTGTATCCGCTGCTGCCCAACACCGTGGCCTGGGCGCTGGGGCGGATGGTGATCGGCTTCTGTTTCTCGGGCGTGTATGTGACGGCCGAAAGCTGGCTCAACAATGCCGCCGACAACAGCAACCGGGGCAAGGCGCTGTCGCTTTACATGATCGTGCAGACCATCGGCATCATCACCGCGCAGGGGCTGATCCAGGTAGGCGACCCGCGCGGCTACGAGGCCTTCATCATCGCTTCGATCCTGGTTTCGGTCTCCTTTGCGCCGATCCTGCTGTCGATCTCGCCGACCCCGGCCTTTGACACCGCCAAGCCGATGACGCTGCGCCAGCTGTTCGATACATCGCCGCTGGGCTGTGTCGGCATGTTCCTGCTGGGCGGGGTGTTCTCGGCCCAGTTCGGCATGAGCGCGGTCTATGGCTCCGCCGCCGGGCTGACCCTGACGCAGCTGTCGATTTTCGTGTCGACCTTCTATGTCGGCGCGATGCTGCTGCAGTATCCGCTGGGCTGGCTGTCGGACCGGATGGACCGGCGGGTGCTGATCCTGTTCGTGGCGCTGGTGGGCGGCTGCGGTGCGGTGGCCGGGTTCCTGTTCGGCACCGATTTCCGGATGCTGCTGGTCGCGGCCTTCTTCATCGGCGGGCTGTCCAACCCGCTCTATTCGCTGCTGATCGCCTATACCAATGACTACCTGGAGCATGACGACATGGCGGCGGCCTCGGGCGGGCTGGTGTTCATCAACGGGCTGGGCGCCATTGCCGGGCCGCTGATCACCGGCTGGCTGATGGGCGATGCGGTGTTCGGCCCGGCGGGTTTCTTCACCTTCATCGCGGCGCTGATGTTCGCGATGGCCGTCTATGCCGCCTACCGCGCGACTCAGCGGGCATCGACCCCGGTCGACGAGACCGGCAGCTATGCGGTGATGTCGCCGGCCGCGACGCCGGTGGCGGTCGAGTTTGCCCAAGAATACGCCATCGATACCGAACTGGAGGAGCAGGAAACCGCCGCTTCGGAGCAGTGA
- the queA gene encoding tRNA preQ1(34) S-adenosylmethionine ribosyltransferase-isomerase QueA: MKLSDFDFDLPDDLIATRPAHPRSSARLLVAADGGLHDGRVTDLVQWLNPGDRLVLNDTKVIPARLSGQRHRDSAQGPVAARIEATLLEPRADGSWAALLKPLKKIREGEEIIFSEHLSARLEAIAEGQGHLRFNLSGTDFDAALAEAGAMPLPPYIAAKRPADEQDKTDYQTVWARNSGAVAAPTASLHFDAPLLAALEARGVEISYVTLHVGAGTFLPVKVEDVTTHRMHAEWGRVGEQAAAEIAATKAAGGRVIPVGTTALRLIESAARDGQIHAWEGDTDIFIYPGFAFQVADALMTNFHLPKSTLLMLVSALMGQEEVRRIYAHAVENRYRFFSYGDASLLIPARAVTPQKSGANP, encoded by the coding sequence ATGAAACTCAGTGATTTCGACTTTGACCTGCCCGACGACCTGATTGCCACCCGGCCTGCCCATCCGCGCAGCTCGGCGCGGCTGCTGGTGGCCGCGGACGGCGGCCTGCATGACGGCCGGGTGACCGATCTGGTGCAGTGGCTGAACCCCGGCGACCGGCTGGTGCTGAATGACACCAAGGTGATTCCGGCGCGGCTCAGCGGGCAGCGCCACCGCGACAGCGCCCAGGGGCCGGTGGCGGCCAGGATCGAGGCCACCCTGCTGGAGCCGCGCGCCGACGGCAGCTGGGCGGCGCTGCTGAAGCCGCTGAAGAAGATCCGGGAAGGCGAGGAGATCATCTTCTCCGAGCATCTGAGCGCCCGGCTGGAGGCCATCGCGGAGGGCCAGGGGCATCTGCGCTTCAACCTCAGCGGCACCGATTTCGACGCGGCGCTGGCGGAGGCCGGCGCGATGCCGCTGCCGCCCTATATCGCCGCCAAGCGTCCGGCGGACGAGCAGGACAAGACCGATTACCAGACCGTCTGGGCGCGCAATTCCGGCGCCGTGGCGGCGCCCACCGCCTCGCTGCATTTCGACGCGCCGCTGCTGGCGGCGCTGGAGGCCCGCGGGGTGGAGATTTCCTATGTCACCCTGCATGTGGGCGCGGGCACCTTCCTGCCGGTCAAGGTCGAGGATGTGACCACCCACCGGATGCATGCCGAGTGGGGCCGGGTCGGCGAACAGGCCGCGGCGGAGATTGCCGCCACCAAGGCGGCGGGCGGCCGGGTGATCCCGGTCGGCACCACCGCGCTGCGGCTGATCGAAAGCGCCGCCAGGGACGGGCAGATCCATGCTTGGGAAGGCGATACCGATATCTTCATCTACCCCGGTTTCGCCTTCCAGGTGGCGGATGCGCTGATGACCAATTTCCACCTGCCGAAATCGACGCTGCTGATGCTGGTGTCGGCGCTGATGGGGCAGGAGGAGGTCCGCCGGATCTATGCCCATGCGGTTGAAAACCGCTACCGGTTCTTCTCTTACGGCGACGCGTCGCTTTTGATCCCGGCCAGGGCGGTTACACCGCAGAAAAGCGGCGCGAATCCATAG